One Setaria viridis chromosome 3, Setaria_viridis_v4.0, whole genome shotgun sequence DNA window includes the following coding sequences:
- the LOC117848347 gene encoding probable peptidyl-tRNA hydrolase 2: MGASASVLSLPTAAALPATATAVAGAAGCFALGYLLALTRFPRHAAAPGPGGLSDDDSEDDSEEDDDDNSGRSRAAKRAGGQKRTGLRLLFWARNVVTKSDSAREVERAQAQAAASPLEIENLAEIIEDFKMVLVVRNDLKMGKGKIAAQCSHATLGLFKKLQQRAPKSLRRWERCGQVKVVVKIESEEDMLVLQGRAKSLNLPTHITIDAGRTQIAPNSRTVMAILGPADMVDDVTGGLKLL, translated from the exons ATGGGCGCGTCGGCCTCCGTCCTCTCGCTcccgacggccgccgcgctccccgcaaccgccaccgccgtcgccggggcCGCAGGCTGCTTCGCGCTCGGCTACCTCCTCGCCCTCACCCGCttcccgcgccacgccgccgcccccggccccgggggCCTCTCCGATGACGACTCCGAGGACGACtcggaagaagatgatgacgatAACTCCGGCCGCAGCCGAGCCGCGaagcgggcgggcgggcagaAGAGGACCGGGCTCCGGCTGCTCTTCTGGGCGCGGAACGTGGTGACCAAGTCCGACTCCGCCAGGGAGGTGGAGAGGGCCCAGGCTcaggccgccgccagccccctgGAGATCGAGAACCTCGCCGAGATTATAGAAGATTTCAAGATG GTGCTGGTCGTCAGGAACGATTTGAAGATGGGCAAGGGGAAGATCGCTGCACAATGCAG CCATGCAACTCTTGGTCTGTTCAAAAAACTCCAACAGAGAGCGCCAAAATCACTAAGAAG GTGGGAACGATGTGGGCAAGTTAAGGTGGTTGTGAAAATAGAAAGCGAGGAAGATATGCTTGTTTTACAA GGGAGAGCAAAGTCTCTGAATCTTCCAACGCACATAACCATAGACGCTGGAAGAACACAGATTGCTCCAA ATTCAAGAACAGTGATGGCTATTCTTG GGCCTGCTGACATGGTTGATGATGTCACTGGTGGTCTGAAGCTATTGTAA
- the LOC117848352 gene encoding endonuclease 2-like produces the protein MAQGGTLHGVLDRPELPDERGLRGGDEPPAGVGRRGGELAETCSWADDERRRYPWSGSLHFADTPGDCQFFYDRDCHNMNGEKDMCVVGGINNYTTALMNSSAPLVDPTISLMFLAHFVGDIHQPLHCGNTADFGGNTIIVHWYNTTTTNLHRVWDLDIIQKAMKDFYNDDLSIMTQVIMQNITVRYGERAAGVRRGDAGAEQGSILGDHYFFSALPVVQKRIAQGGVRLAAILNRIFGESSRPQSS, from the exons ATGGCGCAAGGAGGGACACTGCATGGTGTGCTAGATCGCCCAG AGCTTCCTGACGAGCGAGGCCTCCGCGGCGGTGACGAGCCTCCTGCCGGGgtgggccggcgaggcggcgagctCGCGGAGACGTGCTCCTGGGCCGACGACGAGCGCCGCCGGTACCCGTGGTCGGGCTCGCTGCACTTCGCCGACACGCCGGGCGACTGCCAGTTCTTCTACGACA GGGACTGCCACAACATGAACGGGGAGAAGGACATGTGTGTGGTTGGAGGCATCAACAACTACACCACAGCCCTGATGAACTCGTCAGCTCCAT TGGTTGATCCGACCATAAGCCTGATGTTCCTGGCGCACTTCGTCGGCGACATCCACCAGCCCCTCCACTGCGGCAACACCGCCGACTTCGGCGGCAACACCATCATCGTCCACTGGTACAACACAACCACGACCAACCTTCACCGC GTATGGGATTTGGACATCATCCAGAAAGCCATGAAGGACTTCTACAACGACGACCTGAGCATCATGACACAGGTCATCATGCAGAACATCACT GTACGCTATGGAGAGCGCGCAGCTGGCGTGCGACGTGGCGATGCGGGTGCTGAGCAAGGCTCCATCCTAGGAG ATCACTATTTCTTCTCTGCGCTGCCGGTTGTTCAGAAGAGAATCGCGCAAGGTGGTGTCAGGCTCGCTGCAATACTCAACAGGATCTTTGGTGAGAGCAGCAGGCCGCAGAGCAGCTGA
- the LOC117847309 gene encoding endonuclease 2, which translates to MALLLLLHVLLVTVVATAPAAHAWGKDGHYMVCKIAESFLTEEASTAVKDLLPGWAGGDLAETCAWADRQRFRYRWSSPLHFADNPGDCKFSYARDCHNTKGEKDMCVVGAINNYTAALEDSSSPFDPTESLMFLAHFVGDVHQPLHCGHAEDLGGNTIIVHWYRRKSNLHHVWDVNVIETAMKEFYDNDLSTMTQAIQRNITEEWANEEKQWETCRSRTKTCADKYAEESSKLACKAYEGVEQDSTLEDDYFFAALPVVQKRIAQGGVRLAAILNKIFGGNSRLQSS; encoded by the exons ATggcgctgctcctgctcctccacgTCCTCCTCGTCACGGTGGTGGCGACAGCTCCTGCGGCTCACGCATGGGGCAAGGACGGCCACTACATGGTGTGCAAGATCGCCGAG AGCTTTCTGACGGAAGAGGCCTCGACGGCGGTGAAGGACCTGCTGCCGGGGTgggccggcggcgacctcgccgaGACGTGCGCGTGGGCGGACCGGCAGCGGTTCCGGTACCGGTGGTCCAGCCCCCTGCACTTCGCCGACAATCCCGGGGACTGCAAGTTCAGCTACGCCA GGGACTGCCACAACACGAAAGGAGAGAAGGACATGTGCGTGGTTGGAGCAATCAACAACTACACCGCGGCACTGGAGGATTCATCAAGTCCAT TTGATCCGACGGAGAGCTTGATGTTCCTGGCCCACTTTGTCGGCGACGTCCACCAGCCGCTCCACTGCGGCCACGCCGAAGATCTCGGCGGCAACACCATCATCGTCCACTGGTACAGAAGGAAGAGCAACCTTCACCAT GTGTGGGATGTGAACGTGATCGAGACAGCCATGAAGGAGTTCTACGACAACGATCTAAGCACCATGACACAGGCCATCCAGCGGAACATTACT GAGGAGTGGGCTAACGAAGAGAAACAATGGGAGACGTGCCGTAGCCGGACAAAGACTTGTGCTGACAA ATACGCTGAAGAGAGCTCAAAACTGGCCTGCAAGGCGTACGAGGGTGTTGAACAGGACTCCACCTTAGAAG ATGACTATTTCTTTGCTGCACTACCGGTGGTTCAGAAGAGGATTGCTCAAGGAGGCGTCAGGCTCGCTGCAATACTCAACAAGATATTCGGTGGGAACAGCAGGCTGCAGAGCAGTTGA
- the LOC117850495 gene encoding golgin candidate 2 translates to MAGWISSKLKAAETLLHQIDQQAAESLGKSPSASDLAALHPSASPSADAFLDATPPRRPPQAGPPPSLGLRLAAKRPSLPSPGPRRSASATAVLAVQDQAGGGPPVEVVAEVKPEGDRGDGEDGRGGASEGGSGSGSDEESDGSGSDDSEDSEEERRREEERRRRRAERLAAMAARAIAEREEAVARLEGEKAGLEKLLAEREKEQAQEASELQTSMIETMEAVEIEKQRHHSTRMEALARLATLEVTNAELAKSFAREQWNLEVQVDQVAQLREEVEMKTLAQDKYKRKLAKIQKTSTAPVDEIESLRRFKLEEEIIDAEYILTCDRIVSLKDKARKIEENIEMTRRAMVQPTEVEIELKKRLDQLTDRLIQKQMQVESLSSEKAALLMRIEAVSRLLDSSASSMASSSSSRMDIEAGAWQESHSPKFRDRIQAGQQQLGSAIRQLDSIFSAGHIFLRRNPKAQIWAFVYLVCLHLWVLYILKSHPTVSESHPGATFSLETLNKTSI, encoded by the exons aTGGCGGGGTGGATCTCCTCCAAGCTCAAGGCCGCCGAGACCCTCCTCCATCAG ATCGACCAGCAGGCGGCGGAGTCCCTCGGCAagtccccctccgcctccgacctcgccgcgctgcacccctccgcctccccctccgcggACGCCTTCCTCGACGCGACGCCCCCGCGCAGGCCACCGCAAGCCggcccgcctccctccctcggcctccgcctcgccgcgaAGCGCCCCTCCCTGCCTTCCCCCGGGCCCCGCCGCTCCGCGTCCGCGACTGCGGTGCTCGCGGTGCAGGATCAAGCCGGTGGTGGGCCGCCGGTAGAGGTGGTGGCCGAGGTGAAGCCGGAGGGGGATCGGGGGGATGGCGAGGACGGCAGGGGCGGAGCCTCTGAGggtgggagcgggagcgggagcgatGAGGAATCGGATGGGTCGGGCAGCGACGATTCGGAGGAttcggaggaggagaggcggagggaggaggagaggaggcggcggcgggctgagCGGCTTGCGGCCATGGCTGCACGCGCTATCGCCGAGCGAGAGGAGGCTGTTGCGAGGCTCGAGGGGGAGAAGGCCGGACTCGAGAAGCTGCTAGCCGAGCGTGAGAAGGAGCAAGCACAGGAG GCTTCGGAGTTGCAGACTAGTATGATTGAAACAATGGAAGCAGTGGAGATAGAGAAACAGCGACACCACAGCACTAGAATGGAAGCCCTTGCACGTTTGGCTACACTTGAG GTCACAAACGCGGAGCTTGCAAAATCGTTTGCCAGGGAACAATGGAATCTGGAAGTTCAa GTAGATCAAGTTGCACAGCTTCGAGAGGAGGTTGAAATGAAGACACTTGCTCAAGATA AATACAAAAGAAAGCTAGCTAAGATACAAAAGACAAGCACCGCTCCGGTTGATGAA ATAGAATCGTTGAGAAGGTTCAAGCTGGAGGAGGAAATTATTGATGCAGAATACATTCTGACTTGTGATAGAATTGTGAGCTTGAAGGACAAG gcaaggaagattgaagaaaaCATTGAGATGACTAGAAGAGCTATGGTTCAACCTACAGAGGTAGAAATCGAACTCAAGAAGAGGCTTGATCAACTAACTGATCGGTTGATTCAGAAACAAATGCAG gTCGAGTCCCTATCTTCAGAGAAGGCAGCTCTGTTAATGAGAATTGAG GCAGTCTCTAGATTGCTCGACAGCAGTGCCTCATCGATGGCTTCCTCAAGCTCATCAAGAATGGACATCGAAGCCGGTGCATGGCAAGAATCACATTCACCAAAATTTCGCGACAGGATTCAGGCTGGACAGCAGCAACTGGGATCCGCAATCAGACAGCTTGATTCAATCTTCTCGGCTGGGCATATTTTCTTGAGGCGGAATCCAAAGGCCCAGATTTGGGCCTTCGTGTACCTGGTATGCCTGCATTTATGGGTACTGTACATATTAAAATCACACCCAACAGTATCAGAATCTCACCCTGGTGCTACTTTTTCTTTGGAGACATTAAACAAGACTAGTATTTGA
- the LOC140222078 gene encoding uncharacterized protein: MSSGTNTNDEAVARPWADLLPEMCDLVLDRLDAVGVLRFPATCLPTLLTSGLDLYGDDFEYDVEAGTFGLHDVATGKSFYGEAQRLRNRTWIGGKDDWLVTTDVRCGVELLNPITGERVPLPSFDTIGKFADPYKLCISVDYMLHHLQQVALCQTPAHPNGYLAVAMFSSASLDFLAFTADGDEGWTPLKDPSGLGVHYTDVTAHNGKVFAVSDYGDIYCWDMNGTDVEFTYLQGPEFHVSNNNYIRRFYLATSSGGRLQVVCLYGHDDRRVEDKRTRRIVFKDQLGFFHARRVTLHELDDATAGTWRRVRDLGGDRTLFVGGNCYPFCVTVPPGGDPNDDLQADCVYVADVLGCDAAAFELKLGDDYAYEFDWPLYYPAVYDVLQIPMWFRPTAHRIEQAPVEG; the protein is encoded by the exons ATGTCTTCGGGTACCAATACCAACGACGAGGCCGTCGCCCGGCCATGGGCCGACCTCCTGCCGGAAATGTGCGACCTCGTCCTGGACCGCCTCGACGCCGTCGGCGTCCTCCGCTTCCCGGCCACCT GCTTGCCCACGCTCCTCACCTCTGGCCTGGATCTCTACGGCGACGACTTCGAGTACGATGTGGAGGCGGGCACCTTCGGGCTCCACGACGTCGCCACCGGCAAGTCCTTCTACGGCGAGGCCCAGCGGCTGAGGAACCGGACCTGGATCGGCGGGAAGGACGACTGGCTGGTGACCACGGACGTGAGGTGCGGCGTCGAGCTCCTCAACCCCATCACCGGCGAGCGGGTCCCCTTGCCGTCCTTCGACACTATCGGGAAATTCGCAGACCCCTATAAACTCTGTATCTCTGTCGACTATATGCTGCACCATCTCCAGCAGGTCGCACTGTGCCAGACACCGGCGCACCCCAACGGCTACCTGGCCGTCGCAATGTTCTCCAGTGCCTCCTTGGACTTTCTTGCTTTCAcggcggacggcgacgagggctGGACGCCATTGAAGGACCCATCGGGGTTGGGGGTACACTACACGGACGTCACTGCCCACAATGGGAAGGTGTTCGCAGTGTCCGACTATGGGGACATCTATTGCTGGGACATGAACGGCACAGATGTGGAATTCACATATCTGCAGGGACCGGAGTTCCACGTCAGCAACAACAACTACATTCGCAGGTTCTACCTCGCCACGTCGAGCGGCGGCCGGCTTCAGGTGGTCTGCTTGTACGGCCACGACGACCGGCGCGTCGAGGACAAGCGCACCAGAAGGATCGTGTTCAAGGACCAGTTGGGCTTCTTCCACGCCCGCCGCGTCACGCTCCACGAACTCgacgacgccaccgccggcaccTGGCGCCGCGTGAGGGACCTCGGCGGCGACCGCACGCTCTTCGTGGGGGGGAACTGCTACCCGTTCTGCGTCACCGTGCCTCCCGGCGGCGACCCCAACGATGATCTCCAGGCGGATTGCGTCTACGTCGCGGACGTGCTCGgctgcgacgccgccgccttcgaACTGAAGCTGGGAGATGACTACGCCTACGAGTTTGACTGGCCTCTCTATTATCCGGCCGTGTACGACGTGCTGCAAATACCGATGTGGTTCAGGCCAACTGCGCACCGTATTGAACAAGCGCCCGTAGAAGGGTGA
- the LOC117851051 gene encoding putative F-box protein At5g38270, protein MSSAPNGAAAAPWADLLPELCGLVVDRLDDPISVLRFPAACAGWAAACKENPRRLRSGAPTLLVSGLDPEGVETEHDVDAGAFGLHDVSAAGGGRSFLAEAAGLKGRTWIGGKGDWLVTTDYGCNVELFNPITGDRVPLPSFETTRGSELGVPGYLHVSAEDRWHRILKVTLCQTPAHPGGYLAVALFSGGLLASTAAGDKCWTALKNHAASSRLDLSYMDAIVLEGKLFSVNEFGRVYSWDMMNGGTTEPAAVVQGPEIELNRHYGRGFYLATSSHGQLLLICIHGDTDSLKDNRTCSRLVFDDRWSFYEHGMSLHELDAAGGGAWRRVTDLGGDRALFLGANCPFYITVPPGSEKLKANCVYLADTPSGYDAGVFDLNKGEEEDGYVERLAYSLMADPLQMPMWFRPTTHHRLLDE, encoded by the coding sequence ATGTCCTCGGCCCCGaacggcgcggccgccgccccgtggGCCGACCTCCTGCCGGAGCTGTGCGGCCTCGTTGTGGACCGTCTCGACGACCCCATCAGCGTCCTCCGCTTCCCGGCGGCCTGCGCGGGCTGGGCCGCCGCCTGCAAGGAGAACCCTCGCCGCCTGCGGTCGGGCGCGCCGACGCTGCTCGTGTCTGGCCTGGACCCCGAGGGCGTCGAGACCGAGCACGACGTGGACGCGGGCGCCTTCGGGCTCCACGACGtgtccgccgccggcggcggcaggtcctTCCTCGCCGAGGCCGCGGGGTTGAAGGGCCGGACATGGATCGGCGGCAAGGGCGACTGGCTGGTGACCACGGACTACGGGTGCAACGTCGAGCTCTTCAACCCGATTACCGGCGACCGGGTTCCCCTGCCGTCCTTCGAGACTACCCGGGGATCGGAACTCGGAGTGCCGGGCTACCTCCATGTCAGTGCCGAGGATCGCTGGCACAGGATCCTCAAGGTCACGCTGTGCCAGACGCCGGCGCACCCCGGCGGCTACCTCGCTGTTGCTCTGTTCTCCGGAGGCTTGCTGGCGTCCACGGCGGCTGGGGACAAGTGCTGGACGGCGTTGAAGAACCACGCGGCCAGCTCGCGGTTGGATCTCTCCTACATGGACGCCATTGTCCTCGAGGGGAAGCTGTTCTCTGTGAACGAATTTGGACGCGTCTATTCCTGGGACATGATGAACGGTGGAACCACGGAGCCGGCAGCGGTGGTGCAGGGACCGGAGATTGAGCTCAACCGCCATTACGGCCGCGGATTCTACCTGGCCACGTCGAGCCACGGGCAGCTTCTACTCATCTGCATACATGGCGACACCGACTCCTTGAAGGACAATCGCACGTGCAGCAGGTTGGTGTTCGACGACAGGTGGAGCTTCTACGAGCACGGCATGTCGCTACACGAactcgacgccgccggcggcggcgcgtggcgaCGCGTCACGGACCTCGGGGGTGATCGCGCGCTCTTCCTGGGGGCGAACTGCCCGTTCTACATCACCGTGCCGCCTGGGTCCGAGAAGCTCAAGGCGAACTGCGTCTACCTCGCCGACACGCCCTCCGGCTACGACGCGGGCGTCTTTGATCTGAacaagggagaagaagaagacggcTACGTTGAGCGTCTGGCTTACTCGCTCATGGCTGACCCACTGCAGATGCCGATGTGGTTCCGGCCGACCACCCACCATAGGCTACTGGATGAATAA
- the LOC140222079 gene encoding uncharacterized protein: MRIKSGSSDRVGIAQKCRNNDLSLALHTWVVGHGIRLWTTDVDAGDEGSKEIKDTARRRYLRFKVTRGRVSLSVHARSRRKRSSSFGRRTVRRRLRRRLWTAAAREFEDFDPVVEWKLAGEVDLVEISLPGSRKDQVRVQVENHGVLRATGDRPARGGRWARFKKDLRLPDNCDADAVRARFEGEKLIITLMTASPGTPGPPRWPPAAYSGPSPPKPSPPLPPPPRRPPGYSESTPPLAPPRAPAYSSGRRPPPQLPSPPPPPSPPPRTYFQPPRRPPSPPRAPTETPPPPPRTYFEPPRRPPSPPHAPIELPSPPPPRRPPSPPPAPPSPPTKYDRPRPPPPLDARHRRHPNPLALLFIQTRHRRRRVRRHRLHDQLRRSPPFTIRQKPPPQSRSRRRRRRHMGRRLPFPGQ, translated from the exons ATGCGCATCAAGAGCGGCTCTTCCGATCGAGTAGGAATCGCTCAAAAATGTAGGAATAATGATCTGTCACTTGCATTGCATACCTGGGTCGTTGGGCACGGAATCCGGCTGTGGACGACGGACGTTGACGCAGGGGATGAAGGAAGCAAGGAGATTAAAGATACTGCGCGACGGCGTTACTTGAGGTTCAAGGTGACAAG AGGACGGGTGTCGCTGTCCGTGCACGCGCGCTCGCGGCGAAAGCGATCGAGCAGCTTTGGTCGCCGGACCGTACGTCGTCGTCTCCGACGCCGACTAtggaccgccgccgcgcgggagTTCGAGGACTTCGATCCCGTCGTGGAGTGGAAGCTGGCCGGCGAGGTGGACTTGGTGGAGATCTCGCTCCCGGGGTCCCGCAAGGACCAGGTGAGGGTGCAGGTGGAAAACCACGGCGTGCTCCGCGCCACCGGCGACCGGCCGGCGAGGGGGGGCCGGTGGGCGAGGTTCAAGAAGGACCTCCGCCTCCCCGACAActgcgacgccgacgccgtccgCGCCAGGTTCGAGGGCGAGAAGCTCATCATCACGCTGATGACGGCGTCGCCCGGGACCCCGGGACCGCCTCGCTGGCCTCCTGCAGCCTACTCTGGGCCCTCGCCGCCAAAACCGTCACCGCCGCTCCCACCGccacctcgtcgtcctccaggCTATTCCGAGTCGACGCCGCCGCTGGCACCACCTCGTGCTCCTGCTTATTCTTCGGgacgacggccgccgccacaacttccatcaccaccgccgccgccgtcaccaccaCCTAGAACTTATTTTCAGCCGCCACGTCGGCCTCCATCGCCGCCTCGTGCTCCAACtgagacgccgccgccaccacctagAACTTATTTTGAGCCGCCACGTCGTCCTCCATCGCCACCTCATGCTCCAATTgagctgccgtcgccgccgccgccgcgtcggcctccatctccgccgccagcaccaccatcaCCTCCTACAAAATATGACCGTCCAAGACCACCTCCACCGCTGgacgcccgccaccgccgccacccgaacCCCCTCGCGCTCCTCTTTATTCagacccgccaccgccgccgtcgcgtccgccgccaccgcctccacgaCCAGCTCCGGCGAAGCCCACCATTCACGATCAGACAAAAACCACCACCGCAGAGCCgaagccgtcgccgtcgccgccgccacatgGGACGCCGGCTGCCGTTCCCGGGCCAATAA